From a region of the Acanthochromis polyacanthus isolate Apoly-LR-REF ecotype Palm Island chromosome 3, KAUST_Apoly_ChrSc, whole genome shotgun sequence genome:
- the LOC127533171 gene encoding uncharacterized protein LOC127533171 has product MKLGLLAVLAVAVLVPSLSESRIVSKCELKDQLSKAIKLPARLEKHREAVLERVTYSVYRKSGLNTSLVRVFGKRITTTAKPTTKATTPSTSGGNGTTTKEMTGPTDIQPATNESVTINPMTTNTGNGTNSSDGSRRKREANPSPQESGVEENVEEAVNVEVNIEDDEYQKSDMDEGDEEEEVVDEEEEVEEVEEEEEEEEVEEEEVEEEEEEEEEVEEEEVEEEAVKEEEEEGDEVEERVDNEEEEEGVDEDVEEVSDEEEEQGSEEEEINEEEVMDNSEVLKREKRSFHRRKPKQKQGLKPKLPWSIGFYGLFQLSDSYFCDSGYRWSINSCNTSCTAFTDDDISDDIACLVKTRRWRYLLRKARRYNGAKGFLEECN; this is encoded by the exons ATGAAGCTGGGGTTGCTGGCAGTACTGGCTGTGGCAGTTCTGGTGCCTAGCCTTTCTGAGAGCCGGATTGTCTCCAAATGTGAGCTAAAAGACCAGCTGAGTAAGGCGATCAAACTGCCTGCACGGCTTGAGAAACACAGGGAGGCAGTCTTGGAAAGAG TTACCTACAGTGTATATAGGAAGTCCGGTCTGAACACCAGCCTGGTCAGGGTGTTCGGCAAACGCATAACTACAACAGCAAAGCCAACAACAAAGGCCACAACTCCCTCAACATCAGGAGGCAATGGAACCACCACCAAAGAAATGACTGGTCCAACTGATATCCAACCTGCTACTAATGAATCAGTTACCATCAATCCAATGACCACAAATACAGGAAATGGAACCAACAGCAGTGATGGCAGCAGACGAAAGCGTGAGGCTAATCCATCCCCACAGGAGTCAGGGGTGGAGGAGAACGTTGAGGAAGCAGTGAATGTGGAAGTCAATATAGAGGACGATGAATATCAAAAAAGTGACATGGATGAGGgtgatgaagaagaggaggtggtcgatgaagaagaagaggttgaagaggtcgaagaagaagaagaagaagaagaggtcGAAGAAGAAGAGgtcgaagaagaagaagaagaagaagaagaggtcGAAGAAGAAGAGGTCGAAGAAGAAGCggtcaaagaagaagaagaggagggcgATGAAGTAGAAGAGCGGGTCGataatgaagaagaagaagagggggtTGATGAAGATGTAGAAGAGGTGAGcgatgaagaagaagagcaggGCAGTGAAGAAGAGGAGATCAATGAAGAAGAGGTCATGGACAACAGCGAAGTTTTGAAACGTGAGAAGAGATCATTCCACCGCAGAAAGCCCAAGCAGAAACAGGGACTAAAACCAAAACTGCCTTGGTCCATTGGCTTTTATGGGCTCTTCCAGCTGTCTGACAGCTACTTCTGTGATTCAGGTTATCGCTGGTCCATAAATAGTTGCAACACATCCTGTACAG CCTTCACTGATGACGACATATCAGATGACATTGCTTGCCTTGTAAAGACTCGACGCTGGCG GTATCTGTTGAGGAAAGCCCGCCGGTATAATGGTGCCAAGGGGTTCTTAGAAGAGTGTAACTGA